One Danio aesculapii chromosome 22, fDanAes4.1, whole genome shotgun sequence genomic window carries:
- the LOC130216279 gene encoding uncharacterized protein LOC130216279 yields the protein MKQYTYANLPTNNQREINNCLGLLLFPFQPSDQESSRSKRLSHLTSRKKVDPEYNPFSEESKKCSFILIFTSCSCFIFVLAVLIKKASLQTSVNEVIGGSVVLQFSSTKHFLQLQDSNIHWRHNDCEIVWDIIKGVDSVQDQNQRYKNRVESFPDQYNSGNGSIKINKLQYSDAGIYTCFITCTNYSIIETVQLTVNESRSNPPENQVKDTGEESAGKASLNFVLAVLLLILVLV from the exons ATGAAGCAATACACATATGCTAATTTGCCTACAAACAATCAAAGAGAAATTAATAATTGTTTAGGACTTTTGCTCTTCCCATTTCAGCCATCTGATCAAGAATCTTCAAGATCTAAACGCCTCTCTCATCTCACAAGCAGGAAAAAAGTG GATCCAGAATACAATCCTTTCTCAGAGGAGTCGAAGAAATGTAGCTTCATTCTCATATTCAC ATCTTGCAGTTGCTTTATCTTTGTCCTGGCGGTGCTGATTAAAAAAG CATCTCTTCAGACCTCAGTCAATGAAGTTATTGGTGGTTCTGTGGTCCTGCAGTTTTCTTCCACTAAACACTTTCTTCAACTTCAAGACAGTAACATCCACTGGAGACATAATGATTGTGAGATTGTGTGGGACATTATTAAAGGTGTAGATTCGGTACAAGATCAGAACCAGCGCTACAAGAACAGAGTTGAGTCCTTCCCTGATCAATACAACTCAGGAAACGGCTCGATCAAAATCAACAAGCTTCAGTACAGTGATGCAGGAATATACACCTGCTTCATCACATGCACCAATTATTCGATTATAGAGACTGTCCAGTTGACTGTCAATG AATCAAGATCCAATCCACCAGAAAACCAAGTAAAAGACACAGGAGAAGAGAGTGCAGGGAAAGCATCGCTTAACTTTGTGTTAGCTGTACTACTGTTAATTTTAGTGCTTGTTTAA